The nucleotide sequence CACTGCTCGCGCGCGATCGAGACGCGCGCCACATCCCTCGTCGGAGCAGCGCTCGGAGAGGCCTTGATCCTCAACGCGGCGCGAGCACTCGCCCCGCACGACCGAGGGCCGCTCACGTCGGGGGAGCTCCCCTCATTCTGGGCGCCAGCACCGGGCTCCGGCCGCGTAGTAGGAGCGGTAGAGCGGGTAGTTGGGATAGGTCTGGCGGGTCGAGAGGGCGTGCCGTTCCCACGATCCACCGCGCATGATGCGCGGGCCGTCTTCAACGTGCGCGAGGCCCGTGAGCTCTGGCGCGCCTACGGTGGCCCACGAGCTCGGGTACGAGCCCGGCGCGACCGGGGGATCGGGCCAGCCCACGTCTGCGCAGTCGACGCACGTCCCGGGCGTGCGCTGGTAGTCGAGGGTCCACTCGATGAGATTGCCCGTCATGTCGTGGTGCCCCCAGCGGGCGATGTCCTGACGCCTGCCCGCTGGCGAGATGTGCGCGGCGCCGTCGCCGGGGAGGCGGTAGGGCGTGCCCCAGCTAAAGCAGTTGGGATACGCGGGGGTGCCGCCATCGGTGCAGAATGCATGCGTCGCGGGGGCGAGGGACGGATTGCCCATCCAGTCCGCGTCAGTCGCCGAGGGCACGGGGCCCCACGCGTAGGTGCGCTGCTCGTCGCCACCCTCGCCCGCGTATCCCCATTCGGCTTCGGTCGGCAGAGAGCCGCCGTCCCAGACGCAGAACGCGAAGAGCGTGTACCAGTCGACGCACGTGACGGGCTTGTCGTCGTTCGCGCTGATCGCGGTCGTCCAGGTCGCCGCTCCGCCGTTCGCGTTGTCCCCGCCCTCGCCACAGGCCACGGTGAAGCGATCGCGCACCTCGTTCATGTTCCGAGGCAGCCGCCGCGCGAAGGTCGGGCGCCAGCCGCTGCCCGGGATGTGGGGGTGCGCGCCCGCTCCGTCCGGGAGGTTCAGCGCCCCCGCGAGGTTTCCGCTGAACGTGTTGAGGAAGGTGCGCATGCGCCCCTGCGTGATCTCGAACTTGTCGAGATAGAACGGCGAGACCCACGCGCGCAGCGACGCGTTGTTCGCGCGGTTGTACCGGTAGCGTCCCTCGGCGTCGCGCATGGTGTCGGGCGGGAGATCGGCGAGATCGGGGACGCGCAGGGTCGTGCAGCAGCTCTCGTCGGCGCCCGGGCCGCAGTTGTCCTTTCCGCGTCCCCCGCCCGCGCAGCTCTTCGGGGGCTCGCAGCGATTCCCCGTGCACGCGCCGGTCCGGCAGTCGGCCCCATCCACACAGACGCGGCCGTCCCCGCAGCGCGGAGTGAGCAGGTCGGCGCCGCCGCAGTCCACGTCGCTCTCGGTCCCGTTCTTCACGCCATCGCTCGGCGATGTCGCCTGG is from Myxococcales bacterium and encodes:
- a CDS encoding SUMF1/EgtB/PvdO family nonheme iron enzyme; the encoded protein is MMNRRPTGLLLLAAVLPFGFVVACSSDPEPGPEPGGGDAATTPSATTTATTPPADASAPPVDATKPPDTGVDAAKPPTCTDGAKNGSETDVDCGGSCLTKCATSRGCATAADCVTATCISGVCRAATATDGVKNGSETDVDCGGADAPACAPGKDCALGGDCESKICTANKCATPSSTDGVKNGSETDVDCGGPDAAVPRCAPPQACVAGGDCDSGVCTGGVCQVPTSTDGVKNGSETDVDCGGPDLAVPRCAPTKTCASGSDCESLVCPGGVCQAPSAADGVQNGTETDIDCGGPDPLTPRCAATNACAVADDCDSLVCTGNICQATSPSDGVKNGTESDVDCGGADLLTPRCGDGRVCVDGADCRTGACTGNRCEPPKSCAGGGRGKDNCGPGADESCCTTLRVPDLADLPPDTMRDAEGRYRYNRANNASLRAWVSPFYLDKFEITQGRMRTFLNTFSGNLAGALNLPDGAGAHPHIPGSGWRPTFARRLPRNMNEVRDRFTVACGEGGDNANGGAATWTTAISANDDKPVTCVDWYTLFAFCVWDGGSLPTEAEWGYAGEGGDEQRTYAWGPVPSATDADWMGNPSLAPATHAFCTDGGTPAYPNCFSWGTPYRLPGDGAAHISPAGRRQDIARWGHHDMTGNLIEWTLDYQRTPGTCVDCADVGWPDPPVAPGSYPSSWATVGAPELTGLAHVEDGPRIMRGGSWERHALSTRQTYPNYPLYRSYYAAGARCWRPE